The segment ATGTCCGGGTACGTGTAGGTGCGGATGTCGGTGGGATCGGTGTAGCCCAGCGTGACGGTGGCCGTGTTGGGGTCGTTCCAGAGGAGGGGCGTGTCGCCCGCGGGGCCGTCGCCGCCCTGCGAGACGTCGTTCCACAGGAGGGGGGTATCGGCCCCCACGCCGCCGCCGCTGGTGGCGCCGCTCTGGTTTTCGTCCTCGCCGCAGCTCAGAAGAACCGCCAGGCCCAGAAGCGCCGCGCCTCGGGTGATCCCGCTCCGCATACGAGCCTCCCTTTCCTGAAGGCTCGCCCCTGAGACTTCGAGCGGCTCACCCCTCCATGCATATTACGGCGCGATCATATGCTCGAGTTTCGATCTTGTTCGAAACCGGGAAGGGTTGACAGCCGTCGCGCGGGGCGGTTGGATCGTGGGGGATGATGCGCCGGGGAAGGATCGCCGGGATTCTTCTTTTCTATTCGGGGTGCGTTTCCATGCCTCAGGACATTTCGCCGGATCTGGCGGCGCTTTTCGACCGGTACCTGGCCGAGCGGGCGGCGCTCGATCCCGAGTGGGCCACCTCGGTGGGGATCCACGAGCACGACGACCGGCTGACCCGGTACGACGACGCGTCTCACGCGGCGCGCCGGGGGCTGGTCGAGAAATACCTGGCGCTGGTTCCGGAGGAGACGCTCGACGGGCGGCTCTGGAAGAGCGATCTTCGGTCGCAGCGGTACGAATTCCGGCGGCGCGATGTTCGGGAGGACACGCCGGGGCTGGCGCTGGGGGCGGTGTCCGTCGTCCACGAAATGCTCGTCAAGGATTACGCCCCGTGGGAGGAGCGCCGGGCGGCGGCGGAGCGGCGGCTCCGGGAGTTGCCGGAGCGGATCGAGGAGGCGCGCCGGCGGCTCCGGCGGCCGCCGCGGGTGTGGACGCTCATGGCGATCGAGGACGGCGAGGGGGCGGTGGAGTTCCTGCGGGGGCTTCGGGAGCTCGACCCGGCGGTGACGGAGCGGGCGCGGGAGGCGGTCGAGCGTTACGTCCGGTTCCTGCGCGAGGAGCTTCTGGGGCGGTCGGACGGCAGTTTCGTGCTCGGGCGGGAGGGGTACGACTTTCATCTGAGGAACGATCATTTTCTCTCCTTCGGCGTCGAGGAGCTGGAGCGGATCGGGCGGCGGGAGTTCGAGCGGACGAAGGCGATGCTGGCGGAGCTCGACGCGCGGTGGCCGGAGACGCTGGAGCGGATGAAGAGGGAGCATCCGGCGGCGGGGGAGCTTCTGGAGGTCTATCGGCGGGAGGTGGAGCGCGCGCGGCGGTTCGTCCGGGAGCGGGGGATCGTGGGGATTCCGGAGTGGGAGCGTCTGGAGGTGGCGGAGACGCCGGCCTTTCTGAGGAGCGCGATTCCGTACGCGGCCTATTCGCGGCCCGGGCCGCTCGATCGCTCCCGGGTGGGACATTTCTACGTGACGCCGGTGCCGGAGGGGGCCTCGCCGGAGGAGGCGGCGGAGCAGCTGGCGGGGCACAACGTCTACGACATTCCCGGGACGGTCTGGCACGAGGCCTATCCGGGGCATCATCTTCAGTTCGTGTACGCGAAGGACGTGGTCTCGAAGGTGCGGCGGCTGAACGAGTCGCCGCTTCTTTCGGAGGGGTGGGGTTTGTACTGCGAGGAGCTGGCGCACGAGACGGGCTACTTCCGGGATCCGCGGGAGCGTCTGATGCAGCTCAACTGGCGGCTCCAGCGGGCGGCGCGGGTGATTCTGGACGTG is part of the Planctomycetota bacterium genome and harbors:
- a CDS encoding DUF885 domain-containing protein yields the protein MMRRGRIAGILLFYSGCVSMPQDISPDLAALFDRYLAERAALDPEWATSVGIHEHDDRLTRYDDASHAARRGLVEKYLALVPEETLDGRLWKSDLRSQRYEFRRRDVREDTPGLALGAVSVVHEMLVKDYAPWEERRAAAERRLRELPERIEEARRRLRRPPRVWTLMAIEDGEGAVEFLRGLRELDPAVTERAREAVERYVRFLREELLGRSDGSFVLGREGYDFHLRNDHFLSFGVEELERIGRREFERTKAMLAELDARWPETLERMKREHPAAGELLEVYRREVERARRFVRERGIVGIPEWERLEVAETPAFLRSAIPYAAYSRPGPLDRSRVGHFYVTPVPEGASPEEAAEQLAGHNVYDIPGTVWHEAYPGHHLQFVYAKDVVSKVRRLNESPLLSEGWGLYCEELAHETGYFRDPRERLMQLNWRLQRAARVILDVGLHTGRMGYEDAVRFLMEEVRLNRAHAERSVNAYTAAPVYFSTYLVGMLEIVRIREACRARLGERFSLREFHERFLSYGNVPPALIEEELRREWR